A window of the Bdellovibrio sp. ZAP7 genome harbors these coding sequences:
- the yidC gene encoding membrane protein insertase YidC: MAQQQNNNPGFFDPKTLIAVGAVALIYFGWQTYLGKKYPDYNKPKPAQTQTADTATTPGATATAASPSSGSTIESKSETVAPVQEQSFSFSNDKVSFQISNHGMGLKNYTVNNYEDKSGGKIKLGGADNDGLYSMRLTGADKSLVFNLTEKAPGSYVGVAQVGGMTVTRELNFDAAKSSFTNTISISQPSEEIKKGFSILIPESIHDKGSHSFFMPSYDHQDFFVSHSDDKHETVNFSNSKENVTKDMPNTQLISVSSQYFAAAAMDKSDIIPEVKLTANIEKKTAQAEMVYKPVQLKEQMKFESLFYAGPKSIDMLKAVDPEMAHIIDFGFFGFIARPLLYVMKAFHTVVGNWGVAIILLTLAVRFVVLPFNIMSAKSMKAMQKVQPIIAGLREKYKDDAMRLNTEMMAVMKQHGANPMSGCLPMLLQIPIFFALYRVIGSSIELYNSPFILWITDLSAHDKFYVLPVSMAVFMYIQQKITPSTMDPTQAKIMQFMPLVFSIFMLQLPAGLTLYMVVSTLFGIIQQYLIMRDPTAKPAIKAVKAK; the protein is encoded by the coding sequence ATGGCTCAGCAACAAAACAATAACCCAGGCTTTTTCGACCCTAAAACGTTGATCGCAGTGGGTGCCGTCGCTCTGATTTATTTCGGATGGCAGACGTATCTTGGCAAAAAGTATCCAGACTATAATAAACCGAAACCAGCACAAACTCAGACTGCTGACACAGCAACGACTCCTGGTGCGACTGCTACTGCTGCTTCTCCTTCTTCTGGCAGCACAATTGAATCAAAATCTGAAACAGTTGCTCCGGTTCAAGAACAGTCCTTCTCATTCTCTAACGATAAAGTTTCCTTCCAAATTTCAAATCACGGTATGGGTCTTAAGAACTACACTGTGAATAATTACGAAGACAAATCCGGTGGCAAAATCAAACTTGGTGGCGCTGATAATGACGGTTTGTATTCTATGCGTTTGACTGGTGCTGATAAATCGTTGGTTTTCAATCTGACTGAAAAAGCACCGGGTTCTTATGTTGGTGTTGCTCAAGTTGGCGGCATGACGGTGACTCGTGAGTTGAATTTCGACGCCGCGAAATCTTCATTCACAAATACGATCTCGATCTCTCAACCTTCTGAAGAGATTAAAAAAGGTTTCTCCATCCTGATTCCTGAAAGCATTCACGACAAGGGTTCACACTCTTTCTTTATGCCTTCTTATGATCACCAGGATTTCTTTGTTAGTCACAGTGATGACAAACACGAGACTGTAAATTTCAGCAACTCCAAAGAAAACGTAACCAAGGACATGCCGAATACTCAGTTGATCTCTGTAAGCTCGCAATATTTTGCAGCCGCAGCGATGGACAAGTCTGACATTATTCCTGAGGTTAAACTGACTGCAAACATCGAAAAGAAAACTGCACAAGCTGAGATGGTTTACAAACCAGTTCAATTGAAAGAACAAATGAAGTTTGAATCTTTGTTCTATGCGGGTCCTAAATCTATCGACATGTTGAAAGCTGTTGATCCTGAAATGGCTCACATCATCGACTTCGGTTTCTTTGGTTTTATCGCTCGTCCATTGTTGTATGTGATGAAGGCATTCCACACAGTTGTTGGCAACTGGGGTGTGGCGATCATCCTTTTGACATTGGCTGTTCGTTTCGTGGTTCTTCCATTCAATATCATGTCTGCTAAATCAATGAAGGCGATGCAAAAGGTTCAACCTATTATCGCAGGTCTTCGCGAAAAATATAAAGACGATGCGATGAGATTGAACACTGAGATGATGGCAGTGATGAAACAGCACGGTGCAAATCCAATGTCTGGTTGTTTGCCGATGCTTCTTCAGATCCCGATCTTCTTTGCTCTTTACCGCGTTATTGGTTCTTCAATTGAGCTTTACAATTCGCCGTTCATTCTTTGGATTACGGACTTGTCAGCGCACGATAAGTTCTATGTGTTGCCGGTATCTATGGCTGTATTTATGTACATCCAGCAAAAGATCACTCCATCAACGATGGATCCTACTCAAGCTAAAATTATGCAGTTCATGCCATTGGTTTTCTCGATCTTCATGTTGCAGTTACCTGCAGGTCTGACTCTTTATATGGTGGTCAGCACATTGT